The Kribbella sp. NBC_00662 nucleotide sequence GAAGCCGAACCCAGCGGCCTTCGGGATCTGCAGGAACTGCGGCACGAACGCGTACACCGCGAACATCGCCGCACCGAACAGCAGCGCCACCAGGTTCGTCGTCCACACCGCCGGGCGACGCATCATCCGCATGTCGATCAGCGGGTTCCGCGACCGAAGCTCGACGGTGATCCAGCCGACCAGCAGTACGACGGCCAGCGCGAACAGGCCGACAGTACGGAACGAGCCCCAGCCCCACGTGCGCCCGGTGCTCAACGGAAGCAGCAGCGCGATCAGCCAGCCGGACAGGAACGCTGCAGCGAGCCAGTCGATCCGGCCTGCGACGCGATTCGGTGACTCCGGGACGTACCGGCGTACCAGCAGGGCCGACGCGGTGACGACCGCCATCGGGATCCAGAACAGCCAGCGCCAGCCGAGCCACTCGACGATCGGGCCGGCCAGCACGATCCCCAGCCCACCTCCGGCGGCGATGATCGCGGAGACCACGCCGACCACGGACGGCACGCGCTCGGCCGGGAACTCGTCCCGGATGATCCCGAACGCCAGCGGGAACACGGCTCCGCCGACCCCCTGGAAGACGCGAGCAGCGATCAGTACGCCGATGTTCGGCGCCAGCGCCGCGATCAGACAGCCGACGGCGAGCGCGCCGAGCGCGATGAACAAGGTGCGCTCCTTGCCGACCATGTCGCCGATGCGGCCGAGCAGCGGCGTCGCGACCGAGACGGACAGCAGAAGCGCGGTGAACACCCAGGTGACCGTGCTCGGGGTGGTGTGCAGGTCGTGCTGGATGACGGGCAGCGCCGGGCTCACCAGCGACTGCAACATCGAGAACGATGCGACGACCGTGGCGAGGACCGCCAAGGTCAGTCGCGGGTTTCCAGACCTGATGACAGGCATGCAGAAGTCCTTCGAAAGGGGTGTGATCGCGCCGT carries:
- a CDS encoding MFS transporter, which codes for MPVIRSGNPRLTLAVLATVVASFSMLQSLVSPALPVIQHDLHTTPSTVTWVFTALLLSVSVATPLLGRIGDMVGKERTLFIALGALAVGCLIAALAPNIGVLIAARVFQGVGGAVFPLAFGIIRDEFPAERVPSVVGVVSAIIAAGGGLGIVLAGPIVEWLGWRWLFWIPMAVVTASALLVRRYVPESPNRVAGRIDWLAAAFLSGWLIALLLPLSTGRTWGWGSFRTVGLFALAVVLLVGWITVELRSRNPLIDMRMMRRPAVWTTNLVALLFGAAMFAVYAFVPQFLQIPKAAGFGFGASVTQAGLLMLPMLVTMAVTGSLSGPLAPRFNVKAQVVSGSALSLVAALIFAEFHDQQWQVAVSTALFGIGLGLAYASMTSLIVQNVPREQTGAATGMNTNIRTIGGSIGTALASSIITGHLQPSGLPAESGFTDTFLLLSAFAAAAVVLALAIPSPRRTRPIEATEPQPVEELAA